The following are from one region of the Streptomyces tuirus genome:
- a CDS encoding site-2 protease family protein, translating to MHKAHTPPAPGRPEGDRLHKAHTPTPGSGDRTGPQQPSAPAPGTGRSGDRNGPQPSAPAPGTGHPDHHPAPSAPARGDRHLAHSGDGKGPAPQRPEPRGGLLMGRPFGVPVYVAPSWFLVAALITWVFGGQLERVLPELGAARYLVSLFFAVAFYASVLVHELAHTVAALRFKLPVRRIQLQFFGGVSEIEKEAETPGREFVLAFVGPLLSLVLAGVFYAAVQTVEPGTVPGVLLAGLMISNLIVAAFNLLPGLPLDGGRMLRAVVWKITGKPMKGTVAAAWVGRALAVSVLIGLPLLTQSGALGTDAVDNVGMDTVLDALLAAILAAIIWTGAGNSLRMARLREHLPELRARALTRRAVPVESDTPLSEALRRANAAGARALVVVDADGKPLSLVREAAIVGVPEHRRPWVAVSGLAQDLTDGMRVSAELSGEELLDALRATPATEYLVVEETGEIYGVLSAADVERAFVKAMARPS from the coding sequence CTGCACAAGGCGCACACCCCTCCCGCCCCCGGTCGGCCCGAGGGGGACCGCCTGCACAAGGCGCACACCCCGACCCCCGGCTCCGGAGACCGGACCGGTCCGCAGCAGCCCTCCGCCCCCGCCCCGGGCACCGGCCGCTCCGGTGACCGGAACGGTCCGCAGCCCTCCGCCCCCGCCCCGGGCACCGGCCACCCCGACCACCACCCCGCCCCGTCCGCCCCCGCCCGCGGCGACCGTCACCTCGCCCACTCCGGCGACGGCAAGGGCCCAGCCCCTCAGCGGCCGGAGCCCCGGGGCGGGCTGCTCATGGGCCGGCCCTTCGGCGTGCCGGTGTACGTCGCGCCGAGCTGGTTCCTCGTCGCCGCGCTGATCACCTGGGTGTTCGGCGGCCAGCTGGAGCGCGTGCTGCCCGAGCTCGGCGCCGCCCGCTACCTGGTCTCCCTCTTCTTCGCGGTCGCCTTCTACGCCTCCGTGCTCGTCCACGAACTGGCGCACACCGTCGCCGCCCTCCGCTTCAAGCTCCCGGTCCGCCGCATCCAGCTCCAGTTCTTCGGCGGCGTCTCCGAGATCGAGAAGGAGGCCGAGACCCCCGGCCGGGAGTTCGTGCTGGCCTTCGTCGGGCCCCTGCTCTCCCTCGTCCTCGCCGGCGTCTTCTACGCCGCCGTGCAGACCGTGGAACCCGGCACCGTCCCGGGCGTCCTGCTCGCCGGCCTGATGATCTCCAACCTCATCGTGGCCGCGTTCAACCTGCTGCCCGGCCTGCCCCTCGACGGCGGCCGCATGCTCCGCGCCGTCGTCTGGAAGATCACCGGCAAGCCCATGAAGGGCACCGTCGCCGCCGCCTGGGTCGGCCGCGCCCTCGCCGTGTCCGTGCTCATCGGACTGCCCCTGCTGACCCAGTCCGGCGCCCTCGGCACCGACGCCGTCGACAACGTGGGCATGGACACCGTCCTCGACGCCCTGCTCGCCGCCATCCTCGCCGCGATCATCTGGACCGGCGCCGGCAACAGCCTGCGCATGGCCCGACTGCGCGAGCACCTCCCCGAACTGCGCGCCCGCGCACTCACCCGCCGCGCCGTCCCCGTCGAGTCGGACACCCCGCTCTCCGAGGCGCTGCGCCGCGCCAACGCCGCCGGCGCCCGCGCCCTGGTCGTCGTCGACGCCGACGGCAAGCCCCTCTCCCTCGTCCGCGAGGCCGCCATCGTCGGCGTGCCCGAGCACCGCCGCCCCTGGGTCGCCGTCAGCGGCCTCGCCCAGGACCTCACCGACGGCATGCGGGTCTCGGCGGAGCTGTCCGGTGAGGAACTCCTGGACGCCCTGCGCGCCACCCCGGCCACCGAGTACCTGGTGGTGGAGGAGACCGGCGAGATCTACGGCGTCCTGTCGGCGGCCGACGTGGAGCGCGCCTTCGTGAAGGCGATGGCGCGACCGTCCTGA